In Monodelphis domestica isolate mMonDom1 chromosome 3, mMonDom1.pri, whole genome shotgun sequence, the following proteins share a genomic window:
- the LOC130457996 gene encoding transcription initiation factor TFIID subunit 7-like → MRKNKEDAFRELESQFILRLPPEYASTVRRAIQSGRGNLEDKLTIELHADGRHGIVQVDHIPLAAKVVDLPCVTESMKTIDKKTFYKTADICQMLVCSEDGDLYPAPEEPVATTDPKASKKQDKGREREFIWKHGITLPLKNVRKRRFRKTAKKTYMESSDVEKEVIRLLSTDAEAFSTRWEIIVEDETKKADNPVCLAGLDISSPGMSGHKQGHGSSEHELREIFKDISSSSEEEDERDSHDDEDINIIDTEEDLERQLQDKLDESSEQCQEDEQTNQMVMGIQKQIDIMKGKLQETQGRVKRQEDLIIKVENMALKIRLQAMLDEFKQQEEQEKQQLSSLVEQLESLLEK, encoded by the coding sequence ATgaggaagaataaagaagatgCCTTCCGAGAGCTGGAAAGCCAGTTCATATTACGCTTACCCCCAGAATATGCTTCCACTGTGAGAAGGGCAATACAGTCTGGAAGGGGTAACCTGGAAGATAAGTTGACCATTGAATTACATGCAGATGGACGTCATGGAATTGTCCAGGTGGATCATATCCCATTAGCTGCTAAGGTGGTTGACCTTCCCTGTGTTACTGAATCCATGAAAACCATAGATAAAAAAACCTTTTACAAGACAGCAGATATCTGCCAGATGCTTGTGTGCAGTGAGGATGGGGATCTTTACCCAGCTCCAGAAGAACCAGTTGCTACTACTGATCCAAAAGCAAGTAAGAAACAAGAtaaaggcagggagagagaatTCATCTGGAAGCATGGTATCACTCTGCCACTAAAGAATGTCAGAAAGAGAAGATTCCGTAAGACAGCCAAGAAGACATATATGGAATCATCAGATGTGGAAAAAGAAGTAATAAGGCTTCTAAGTACAGATGCAGAAGCTTTCAGTACTCGGTGGGAGATAATTGTAGAAGATGAAACAAAGAAAGCAGACAACCCAGTTTGCCTGGCAGGCCTAGATATTTCCTCTCCAGGAATGAGTGGCCACAAGCAGGGCCATGGCTCCTCAGAACATGAGCTTCGAGAGATATTTAAGGACATTAGCAGCAGTAGTGAAGAGGAAGATGAGAGGGATTCTCATGATGATGAAGATATAAACATCATTGACACTGAGGAAGACCTAGAGAGGCAGCTACAAGACAAGCTTGATGAATCCAGTGAACAGTGCCAAGAAGACGAGCAAACAAATCAGATGGTTATGGGAATTCAGAAGCAGATTGATATAATGAAAGGGAAACTCCAAGAGACCCAAGGGAGAGTAAAACGACAGGAAGACCTCATTATCAAAGTAGAAAATATGGCTCTCAAGATTCGTCTTCAGGCTATGCTGGATGAGTTCAAACAGCAGGAAGAACAAGAGAAGCAACAGCTCAGTTCCTTGGTGGAACAACTAGAATCACTCCTGGAAAAATAA